A region of Bos javanicus breed banteng chromosome 17, ARS-OSU_banteng_1.0, whole genome shotgun sequence DNA encodes the following proteins:
- the ZMAT5 gene encoding zinc finger matrin-type protein 5, whose product MGKRYFCDYCDRSFQDNLHNRKKHLNGLQHLKAKKLWYDMFRDAAAILLDEQNKRPCRKFLLTGQCDFGSNCRFSHMSERDLQELSVQVEEERRAREWPLDVAELPEVCLEDWLEKRAKRLSSAPSSRAEPVRATVFQYPVGWPPVQELPLSLRAPPPGGWPLQPSVQWG is encoded by the exons ATGGGGAAGCGTTACTTCTGCGACTACTGCGACCGGTCCTTCCAGGACAACCTGCACAACCGCAAGAAGCACCTGAACGGGCTGCAGCACCTCAAGGCCAAGAAGCTCTGGTACGACATGTTCCGAG ACGCAGCTGCCATCTTGCTGGATGAGCAGAACAAGAGGCCCTGCCGGAAGTTTCTACTGACAG GCCAGTGCGACTTTGGCTCCAACTGCCGCTTCTCCCACATGTCAGAGCGAGACCTGCAGGAGCTGAGCGTCCAGGTGGAGG AGGAGAGGCGGGCCAGGGAGTGGCCGCTGGATGTCGCCGAGCTTCCTGAGGTCTGCCTGGAGGACTGGCTGGAGAAGCGAGCCAAGCGGCTGAGCTCCGCCCCAAGCAGCAG GGCCGAGCCGGTGAGAGCCACCGTGTTCCAGTACCCCGTGGGCTGGCCGCCAGTCCAGGAGCTGCCTCTGTCCCTGCGGGCACCGCCTCCTGGGGGGTGGCCCCTGCAGCCCAGCGTCCAGTGGGGCTGA